One Telluria mixta DNA window includes the following coding sequences:
- a CDS encoding prepilin-type N-terminal cleavage/methylation domain-containing protein gives MNRQRGFTLVELIIVMVLVGVIAGILVLQIRPAMQSYLAIRQRVNLTSQADAALRRILWEVRTAVPNSLRYTFDGAQSQCIEFVPTRDGGRFRTALDYGTDPANPGGKALDRDTPTTTFNTLTSHDASLVGDYLFIGNVNGNDVYDTANSWQIQKVDPAAKPADGKNLITLATAATLPPGYEGGRFVVIPASERAVTYTCTKPGTDPNGTGTASIYRVTGYAPGTTPAKTCPTGAAVLVAKVSDCNILYHESQGVTQQSGYMQLRLGLSEGGETVRLTMGAHVENTP, from the coding sequence ATGAACCGCCAGCGCGGCTTCACTCTCGTCGAACTGATCATCGTGATGGTCCTCGTCGGCGTCATCGCGGGCATCCTCGTGCTGCAGATCCGGCCGGCGATGCAGAGCTACCTCGCGATCCGCCAGCGCGTGAATCTCACGAGCCAGGCCGATGCCGCGCTGCGGCGCATCCTGTGGGAGGTGCGCACGGCCGTGCCGAACTCGCTGCGCTATACGTTCGACGGCGCCCAGAGCCAGTGCATCGAATTCGTGCCGACCCGGGATGGGGGCCGGTTCCGCACGGCGCTCGATTACGGCACCGATCCGGCTAACCCCGGGGGCAAGGCATTGGACCGCGACACGCCCACCACCACATTCAACACGCTGACGAGCCACGACGCGAGCCTCGTGGGCGACTATCTGTTCATCGGCAACGTCAACGGCAACGACGTCTACGACACCGCCAACAGCTGGCAAATCCAGAAGGTGGACCCGGCCGCGAAGCCGGCCGACGGCAAGAACCTCATCACCCTCGCCACGGCGGCGACCCTTCCCCCTGGCTACGAAGGCGGCCGCTTCGTCGTCATCCCCGCCAGCGAGCGTGCCGTAACCTACACGTGCACGAAGCCGGGCACGGACCCCAACGGCACGGGCACGGCCTCCATCTACCGCGTGACGGGCTATGCGCCCGGCACCACGCCGGCGAAGACGTGCCCGACGGGCGCAGCGGTCCTCGTCGCCAAGGTCAGCGACTGCAACATCCTGTACCACGAAAGCCAGGGCGTGACCCAGCAGAGCGGCTACATGCAGCTGCGCCTGGGCTTGTCCGAAGGCGGCGAGACGGTCCGGCTGACGATGGGCGCCCACGTGGAGAACACGCCATGA
- a CDS encoding prepilin-type N-terminal cleavage/methylation domain-containing protein produces the protein MLNKVRRSAGVTLVELIVALVIMGVALAGMVAVYTATTRSSVDPVIVQQMQAIADNMMEEILMKPFTSADPAPPAGGARINFDCVMDYNGYGTTGVQDVEGNAIPGLERYNVAVEVKQAALAGIATSTDSLRVTVTVSMPGNGSIVLTGWRTNPS, from the coding sequence ATGTTGAATAAAGTCAGGCGCAGCGCCGGCGTCACGCTCGTGGAACTGATCGTCGCCCTCGTCATCATGGGCGTCGCGCTGGCGGGCATGGTCGCCGTGTACACGGCCACGACGCGGTCCAGCGTGGACCCCGTCATCGTCCAGCAGATGCAGGCGATCGCGGACAACATGATGGAAGAGATCCTGATGAAGCCGTTCACGTCGGCGGACCCCGCGCCCCCCGCCGGCGGCGCGCGCATCAATTTCGACTGCGTCATGGATTACAACGGCTACGGCACGACCGGTGTCCAGGACGTCGAAGGCAATGCAATCCCGGGACTGGAGCGGTACAACGTCGCCGTCGAAGTCAAGCAGGCCGCGCTGGCCGGCATCGCGACGAGCACGGACTCGCTGCGCGTCACCGTCACTGTATCGATGCCGGGGAACGGCTCCATCGTCCTGACCGGCTGGAGGACCAACCCATCATGA
- a CDS encoding pilus assembly FimT family protein, giving the protein MTRPAHRGGFTMVELVVVMVIIGALAAIGIPRLMGDKTSEAAIFGDQVVSGLRRAQKIAMGHRRVVCATVGPKAVVLRVNDCGSAGIALNGAGDDDFATSDSALTATAGTLYFQPDGRVTQDLAGKTPWTDGIAITGDVNGQKNTFRTITIQGTTGYVE; this is encoded by the coding sequence ATGACACGCCCGGCCCACCGCGGCGGCTTCACGATGGTCGAACTGGTCGTCGTGATGGTCATCATCGGCGCGCTGGCCGCCATCGGCATCCCGCGCCTGATGGGCGACAAGACGTCGGAAGCGGCCATCTTCGGCGACCAGGTCGTCAGCGGCCTGCGCCGCGCCCAGAAGATCGCGATGGGGCACCGCCGCGTCGTGTGCGCGACGGTCGGGCCGAAAGCCGTCGTGCTGCGCGTGAACGATTGCGGCAGCGCGGGGATCGCGCTGAACGGAGCGGGCGACGACGACTTCGCGACGAGCGACAGCGCGCTCACGGCCACGGCCGGCACGCTGTACTTCCAGCCGGACGGCCGCGTCACGCAGGATCTCGCGGGCAAGACACCCTGGACGGACGGCATCGCCATCACAGGCGACGTCAACGGCCAGAAGAACACCTTCCGGACCATCACCATCCAGGGCACGACCGGCTATGTTGAATAA